Proteins encoded within one genomic window of Etheostoma spectabile isolate EspeVRDwgs_2016 unplaced genomic scaffold, UIUC_Espe_1.0 scaffold00010287, whole genome shotgun sequence:
- the LOC116679306 gene encoding LOW QUALITY PROTEIN: complement C1q tumor necrosis factor-related protein 3-like (The sequence of the model RefSeq protein was modified relative to this genomic sequence to represent the inferred CDS: inserted 1 base in 1 codon): KAQLDTDVDNLKKQVKASQVAFSACLVAGGNTKDIGPTSTTLVFSHVPLNVGNVYNSITGLFTAPVKGVYHFDWTVGAFGDGSXGSGAWLVKNREKVALAFEVQMDGFMSGSKGVSLSLLKGDVVSLRLLGNGLVFDDYNCLTTFSGHLLFLL; the protein is encoded by the exons CTAAAGCTCAACTGGACACTGACGTGGACAACCTGAAGAAACAGGTCAAAG ccTCACAGGTTGCATTCTCAGCCTGTCTGGTGGCTGGAGGAAACACAAAAGATATTGGACCCACGTCGACGACCCTGGTCTTCAGCCACGTCCCCCTCAACGTTGGAAACGTCTACAACTCCATCACAG GTCTGTTCACCGCCCCGGTGAAAGGAGTGTACCACTTTGATTGGACGGTCGGTGCATTTGGGGACGGCA CGGGGTCGGGGGCGTGGCTGGTGAAGAACAGAGAGAAGGTCGCCTTGGCATTCGAGGTTCAGATGGACGGGTTCATGAGCGGCTCTAAAGGCGTCTCGCTGTCGTTGCTGAAGGGGGACGTGGTGTCTCTGCGCCTGTTGGGTAACGGTTTGGTGTTCGATGATTATAACTGCCTTACCACCTTCAGTGGACACCTCCTGTTCCTGTTGTGA